From one Aeropyrum camini SY1 = JCM 12091 genomic stretch:
- a CDS encoding 50S ribosomal protein L14e translates to MAKVVEVGRICVKTRGREAGRKCVIVDIIDENFVLVTGPKSLTGVRRRRANIDHIEILDKKVEIQKGASDEEVLKAIEEAGLADFMREPVRIARVSPFTL, encoded by the coding sequence GAGGTTGGGAGGATATGCGTCAAGACTAGGGGTAGGGAGGCCGGTAGGAAGTGTGTGATAGTTGATATTATAGACGAGAACTTCGTTCTCGTTACGGGGCCCAAGAGCCTCACAGGCGTTAGGAGGAGGAGGGCCAACATAGACCACATCGAGATACTCGACAAGAAAGTCGAGATCCAGAAGGGGGCGAGCGACGAGGAGGTCCTCAAAGCCATCGAGGAGGCCGGGCTGGCCGACTTCATGAGAGAGCCTGTGAGGATAGCGAGGGTATCGCCCTTCACACTCTAA